The genomic window AGAACGAATTGGATCTCGGGCAGGAGAACGGCAACGTCTACGAGGTGAGCAAGCTGGCGGCCGAAAAGCTGCTGCGGGCTGCGGATTTTCTCGATCCACCCAGCGTTTACCGCCCGGCCAGTGTGGCCGGCGATTCACTGACCGGCTACACGACCTCGACACACGGTTTTTACCTGCCGCTGCAGTTGGCCTACATCATGGCCGACAAGGTTCCGACAGCGCTGATGGGCGAGCACTATTTCAAGCTCTTGGGCCTGGAAGGTAACGAGGGTAAGAATCTGGTCCCTGTCGACTGGCTGTCGGCTGCGATCGTCCACCTGGTGACCCACCCACAGTATCACGGCCAGACCTACCATCTGACCAACCCCGAGCCGGTCACGGTTTCGCTCATCCAGCAGGTGATCAGCGAGGCGATCGAGAAGTTCTCGACCAAGCGGTTCGTCGGCGAGTTGACCGCGGAAGAAATTGCCTCTTACGACGAGTTGTTCCGCCACTACATGGAGATTTATCGATCTCACTGGCGCGACGATCCAAAGTTCGATCGCACGAACACCGACCGCGCACTGGCCACGCTGCCTTGTCCGGTGATCGATCACGACATGCTGCTGCGTATTGCCGGTTATCCGGTGAAGCACAACTTTGCGCTAAAGCGCAGCGAGCCATCGCAGGCCGGCTGGCAACCCCAGGAGCATCTCGAGCGCCTGGTGGGCGGCGAGCCTCACAGCCACACGCACGTTGGCGGCGGCAACGCGCACGATCCGGCAGCGACAACCGTGGGGCTGCAGGTCACGGGGAGCGGCGGGGGGCAGTGGCGATTAGTGGTCCGCGATGGAAATATCGTCGGTCTCGAATTGGGGCTGGGTCCGGCGGATCGGGCCAGGTACTACTTGAACTCGAGCACATTTTCATCGCTCGTGCAGGGGCGGTGTTCGGTTGAACAATCCATTAGTTCAGGGCGGATTGTCATTGAAGGTAGCGACAGTGCCGGCGGCGGTGACCAGGACTTTGTCAGGATTCTCGAGACGATCGTCTCGGCAACCTGATGAATCCGTCACGCGGCTGGTGCGCTCTCCAAGAGATGCTGTAACGGCCGGGGTAGAGTCCGCCCCTCTGCGCACAAGACAGCAATGAGAGTGATCAAAGGTATTTGAACATGCAAATTCCCGTGGGACGCACCGACGTGCCCGTCGCCGTCATTGGCATGGCTTGCCGATTGCCCGGCGCCGACAATCTCGAGCAATTCTGGCAACTTTTGGTCAGCGGCGGCAGCGCCGTTGTCGAGTTGCCCCCCGACCGGCTCGATCAGGAGTTGTACTACGACCCACGGCGCGGGCAGCGCGGCAAGAGCTACGCCAAGCTGGGCGCGATCGTATCGAGCCGCAAGTTCGATCGCGGGCAGTGCGCCATGCCGGCGCAGTTGGAACGCAGTGTCGACAATGCCCACCTGCTGATGTGTCAGACGGCGGCCACGGCCTGCCGCCACGCAGGTCTGGATCCATTTCAACTGCCGCTGCGCAATACGGGTGTCTTCATCGGTCACGCACAAGGGAGCGATCTGGCCGGCGAATACACGATGGGAACCTGTATCGAGGAAGCCGCGCAATTTCTGCGCGAGGTGCCCGGATTCCTGGAATTGGCCCCGGCGGCGCAAGAGGCGATCCTGCGCGACCTGATCACCACCGTGCGGGCCCAGATGCCGCAGCGGTCGGCCGACTCGCCCGACGTGGCTATCAACATGGTGGCCGGCACTATCAGTAAAGCGTTTGGGCTTTCCGGTCCCTTCATGGCCGTGAACTCGGCATGCGCCTCGTCGTTGCAGGCCACGATGTACGGCGTGCGGGCCTTGCAGTTGGGTCGCATCGACATGGCGATCGTCGGCGGCGCCTCGGATTGCAAGTCGGATTCGATGGTGCTGTTTTCGCACGCGCAATCGATGAGCGAGACCGGCTCGCGCCCCTTCGACTCGGGCGCCGACGGTTTGATCTGCTCCGAGGGGTACGTATCGCTGGTGCTCAAGACGCTCGATCGTGCGCTGGCCGATGGCGATCCGATTCAGGCCGTGATCCGCGGCCTGGGGGCCTCGTGCGACGGCAAGGGAAAGAGCCTTTGGGCGCCGCGCAAAGAGGGGCAAGTCAAAGCCATGGCCCGCGCTTACCGCAACGGCCTGGACATGGCGACGCTGCAATACATCGAGGCCCACGCCACGTCGACCAATCTGGGTGATGCGACCGAGTTGAACGCTTTGGGCGAAATCCTCTCCGAGAAATTTCCCGCCGGTAAAAAGATCCCGATCACCAGCGTCAAAGCGAACATCGGTCACGCCTTGGAGTCGGCCGGACTCTCGAGCGTCATCAAGACGATCCTCTGCCTGCAACATCGCACCTTCGTGCCGGCGATCAATATTCAGACGCTGAACCCCAAGATCAATTGGGAGTCGGCGCCGTTCTATATTCAGCGCGAGCTGGCCGCCTGGCCCGAGCAACAGGGCGGCTTGCCCCGTCGCGCGGCGGTGAATGCGTTTGGCATCGGCGGCTTGAACGTCCACATCGTGCTGGACGAGTTTACCGAGGCGCATCGGCAAATGGCCGCCGCGACCCGGCAAGCGCCGAAGAACGAAGATGCCGTGGCCGTGATCGGCATGGGCTGCATCCTGCCGGGGGCCGCGCATGTGGCGATGTTCAAGGAATTGCTGGCCAGCGGACGCGATCCGAAGAGCCACGCCCCGGTCGAGCGGATGCCGGCGGCGCTGGTACACGAGCCGGGCCCGTTTAAGCCGTATCGCACCCCGTCGACATTAGGCGGGTATATCACCGATTTCTCGTACGATTGGCGTCGGCACAAAGTGCCTCCCAAGCAGGTGGCCGAGGCCGATCCGCTGCAGTTCATGCTGCTGGACGCTGCCGAACAGGCGCTGGTCGATGCCGGCTACGACAAGAAGGCCTTCGATCGCGAACGCGTGGGCGTGATCGTCGGCACCGAGTTCGGCAGCGATTTCTCCATCCAACTCGAGATGGGACTTAAACTGCCGCACGTGCAGAAGCAACTACGCCAACTGCTGGCAGCCCGCGGCGTGGGGGCCGCGCAAGCGGCACAAATCGCCGAACAGTATGGCGACGCCGTGTTGAAGCATTGGCCCGCACTGGTTGACGAAAGCGGCAGCTTTAGCACCAGCACGCTCGCCTCGCGGATCACGAAAACGATGAACCTGATGGGCGGGGCCACCTCGCTCGATGCCGGCGCCGCTTCGGGCGCTGCCGCGGTCGGACAGAGCATCGACGCGCTGTTGTCCGGCGATTGCGACATGATGATTTGCGCCGCCGGCCAACGCTGCCTGTCGCTAGCCGCCTTTGAAGGGATGGCCTCGGTCGGTGTCCTGGCTACGGCGGATGCGCCGTTAGGACCGTTCGATGCTTCGGCCCAGGGCGTGGTGCCGGGCGAGGGCGTGGGCGTCGTGCTGCTCAAGCGACTTTCCGACGCCCGTCGCGATGGTGATCGCATCCATGCCATCATTCGCGGCGTGGGCGCAGCGCACAGTCACTCGGGTGAGGAATCGCAGCGCGTGGCGGTCGAGCGGGCTCTCGAAATTGCCAACGTGGTGGCGGCCGATGTGGCCGTTATCGAAATCGACGGTTCCGGTTTGCGCGAAGAGGATCAAGAGCAGGTGCGTGCCTTGCTGACCGTGTATGGTCGCGAACCGCGCGCCGAGCCGCTATTGCTGGGTTGTGTGACCGGACAGATTGGTCATACCGTCGGTGCCTCGGCGATGGCGGGGTTGATCAAAGCCAGCCTGCAGGTCGAGTCGGGCGAGATGCCGGCCACGTTCGGCGTGAGCACACCGCTGGCGATCTTGCAGGAAAACGCGGGCCTGATTCGCACTTCACAAGCGCGTGAGGCAGTGCGGCACACCACGCACGATGGACGACGCATGGCCGGAGTTATGTCCTACGGCAAAGGTTTGGCCTATCACATTGTGTTGGAACGAGGCGAGAAGGTGCCGGTGGCCGTGTCGGCCGTGGCGCCCGCTGCCGCGAAGAAGCCTATTAGCGCCGCGCAGGCGCCTGTCACGGAGGTTGTCTTGTCGACTGCAAATCCTGTAAATCAGTGGCGCATTCTGCGACTTGGCGCGGCGACCCCTACGGAGTTGGCCGCCAAGGTTCAAGCCACTTTGGCAGACTGTGCCGGCGCATTCGCCGCAGCACCTAGTATTTCGTTCGCGCCTGAGCACCGAGTGCGTCTGGCCGTTGTGGCCGGCAGTGCCGAGATGTTGTCGCAACGCTTGCAGACGGCCGCCAAGCAAATGGGGAATCCGGCGGCGCTACCGGTGCTGGAACAACAGGGTTGTTTCTATCGCCAGGTGGGTGCAGATCGCCCGCGTGTGGCCTTCGTGTTCCCGGGACAGGGGTCGCACTATGCCGGCATGCTGCGCGAGCTGGTGCGCGAGGTGCCCGCCGCGGCTGCCAAGATGCAGGAAATCGACGCGGTCATGACTCGCCGCGGATTGCAGACGTTCGCGCAAATGGCTTGGGACAATCCCCAGCAACTAGGCGCCGATGTGTGGGTGACACAGGTCGTGATGCTGCTATCGGACATGATCGTTCATGCGGCGGTGACGGACCTGGGCGTGCGGCCCGACTTGCTCACGGGGCACAGTTATGGCGAATACGCCGCGCTGACAGCGGCGGGGGCCTGGGATCTGGATTCGGTCATCACGGCGGCCCGCGCGCGGTATGACGGCATTGAGGCCACGCCGACGGCGCGCGGTACGATGATGGCAACCACCGCGCCGGCCGAGCTGATCGAGCAGTTGGCAGCGACGTTGGCCGATCGTGCTTACCCGGCCAATTTCAACGCGCCCGATCAAACCGTCGTCGGCGGTCGTCCGGAAACCTTGCAGACGCTGGCGGGGCTGCTGGAATCGCGCGGGCATAAGAGCCAACTGCTGCCCGTGCCTTGCCCCTTCCATACGCCGCTGATGGCCGGAGCCGGCGCGATCTTGCGAAAGACATTGGACACGTTGCGGATCAATCCGCCGCGCGTGCCGTTTGCCTCGACCGTGACGAATCGGTTCGTGGCCGAGCCGGATGATATCCGCACGAACCTGGCGGCGCAGCTCACCACGGCCGTGCGCTGGGTCGACCTGATCAACCGGCTGGCGGCCGAACGCGAGACGGTGTTCGTCGAGATCGGTCCG from Pirellulales bacterium includes these protein-coding regions:
- a CDS encoding SDR family oxidoreductase: MLRRNGIRFPLVRLLQNLRTGAMKYLLLTGATGLVGRYLLRDLLAEDVPVAVLVRSTRFESAAQRIEAIMERWEQLAGRCLPRPVVLEADLREPLLGLAEGSRRWIAENCDRVLHNAASMVFREDKHGEPFRTNVDGMRNMLAVCQEMGLRRFHHVSTAYVCGLRNGRVFENELDLGQENGNVYEVSKLAAEKLLRAADFLDPPSVYRPASVAGDSLTGYTTSTHGFYLPLQLAYIMADKVPTALMGEHYFKLLGLEGNEGKNLVPVDWLSAAIVHLVTHPQYHGQTYHLTNPEPVTVSLIQQVISEAIEKFSTKRFVGELTAEEIASYDELFRHYMEIYRSHWRDDPKFDRTNTDRALATLPCPVIDHDMLLRIAGYPVKHNFALKRSEPSQAGWQPQEHLERLVGGEPHSHTHVGGGNAHDPAATTVGLQVTGSGGGQWRLVVRDGNIVGLELGLGPADRARYYLNSSTFSSLVQGRCSVEQSISSGRIVIEGSDSAGGGDQDFVRILETIVSAT
- a CDS encoding beta-ketoacyl synthase N-terminal-like domain-containing protein, whose protein sequence is MQIPVGRTDVPVAVIGMACRLPGADNLEQFWQLLVSGGSAVVELPPDRLDQELYYDPRRGQRGKSYAKLGAIVSSRKFDRGQCAMPAQLERSVDNAHLLMCQTAATACRHAGLDPFQLPLRNTGVFIGHAQGSDLAGEYTMGTCIEEAAQFLREVPGFLELAPAAQEAILRDLITTVRAQMPQRSADSPDVAINMVAGTISKAFGLSGPFMAVNSACASSLQATMYGVRALQLGRIDMAIVGGASDCKSDSMVLFSHAQSMSETGSRPFDSGADGLICSEGYVSLVLKTLDRALADGDPIQAVIRGLGASCDGKGKSLWAPRKEGQVKAMARAYRNGLDMATLQYIEAHATSTNLGDATELNALGEILSEKFPAGKKIPITSVKANIGHALESAGLSSVIKTILCLQHRTFVPAINIQTLNPKINWESAPFYIQRELAAWPEQQGGLPRRAAVNAFGIGGLNVHIVLDEFTEAHRQMAAATRQAPKNEDAVAVIGMGCILPGAAHVAMFKELLASGRDPKSHAPVERMPAALVHEPGPFKPYRTPSTLGGYITDFSYDWRRHKVPPKQVAEADPLQFMLLDAAEQALVDAGYDKKAFDRERVGVIVGTEFGSDFSIQLEMGLKLPHVQKQLRQLLAARGVGAAQAAQIAEQYGDAVLKHWPALVDESGSFSTSTLASRITKTMNLMGGATSLDAGAASGAAAVGQSIDALLSGDCDMMICAAGQRCLSLAAFEGMASVGVLATADAPLGPFDASAQGVVPGEGVGVVLLKRLSDARRDGDRIHAIIRGVGAAHSHSGEESQRVAVERALEIANVVAADVAVIEIDGSGLREEDQEQVRALLTVYGREPRAEPLLLGCVTGQIGHTVGASAMAGLIKASLQVESGEMPATFGVSTPLAILQENAGLIRTSQAREAVRHTTHDGRRMAGVMSYGKGLAYHIVLERGEKVPVAVSAVAPAAAKKPISAAQAPVTEVVLSTANPVNQWRILRLGAATPTELAAKVQATLADCAGAFAAAPSISFAPEHRVRLAVVAGSAEMLSQRLQTAAKQMGNPAALPVLEQQGCFYRQVGADRPRVAFVFPGQGSHYAGMLRELVREVPAAAAKMQEIDAVMTRRGLQTFAQMAWDNPQQLGADVWVTQVVMLLSDMIVHAAVTDLGVRPDLLTGHSYGEYAALTAAGAWDLDSVITAARARYDGIEATPTARGTMMATTAPAELIEQLAATLADRAYPANFNAPDQTVVGGRPETLQTLAGLLESRGHKSQLLPVPCPFHTPLMAGAGAILRKTLDTLRINPPRVPFASTVTNRFVAEPDDIRTNLAAQLTTAVRWVDLINRLAAERETVFVEIGPQQALTRLNRRILDGRNVAGIIACDNPKRPGVEQLFHVRALLECTGAIDTPTPILQSMPAQASVATVARGAIAHVDATVRRRDKMRDTAKKDAPAGANGHGVAGATAHPGENGANGSSSVGHLPLPSTPNTNGNGNGHGSASHGESVAAGVAARKPAATAHPAVPTAVVPPVAVPKAAPPAAPPVAPVPVAPVAAVAPQVVPQPAAAAPVAVPSAELEKFLINFVVEQTGYPPEVVELDADLEADLGIDSIKKAQLFGELAEYFDVQPTEGMTLDDFPTLRHVLNFLAAAPMKGAGADVVAATAPVVAPVAQVVAPPAAVPPVEAVAPQPVPQPAAAAPAAVPSAELEKFLINFVVEQTGYPPEVVELDADLEADLGIDSIKKAQLFGELAEYFDVQPTEGMTLDDFPTLRHVLNFLAAAPMKGAGADVVATAAPVVAPVTPTVAPAVATPSAAPVAAFTPQPVSQPAVPAAAPAGVPSAELEKFLINFVVEQTGYPPEVIELDADLEADLGIDSIKKAQLFGELAEYF